The following are from one region of the Vidua macroura isolate BioBank_ID:100142 chromosome 15, ASM2450914v1, whole genome shotgun sequence genome:
- the C15H5orf47 gene encoding uncharacterized protein C5orf47 homolog isoform X2, whose protein sequence is MPAAPPQMERGRRACPPVPLVYVNSFGSHRCGTVIRLGRGWRQSPPGRAGAPRAAQEPRAGHSPGPGGSGRRAGSGGEGRAGSRTSSGDPREAKADIFDFPIPSRNVDKAIKRKKKKSKVWHKVWKVISKMLEENERLRSRLLICRQFDGEGSDRIQRSQNGAYLDMDESIFGWV, encoded by the exons atgcccgcggccccgccgcagATGGAGCGCGGCCGCCGCGCCTGCCCGCCCGTGCCGCTCGTGTACGTGAACAGCTTCGGCTCGCACCGCTGCGGCACCGTGATCCGCCTGGGCCGGGGCTGGCGGCAGagccccccgggccgggccggggccccGAGGGCCGCCCAGGAGCCGCGGGCCGGGCACAGTCCCGGGCCGGGCGGCAGCGGGaggcgggcggggagcggcggcgaGGGGAGAGCCGGCAGCCGCACCAGCAGCG GTGACCCTCGAGAGGCTAAGGCTGACATCTTTGACTTTCCCATCCCTTCAAGAAATGTTGATAAAGCCATTAAAcgaaagaagaaaaag TCCAAAGTCTGGCACAAGGTCTGGAAAGTGATTTCAAAAATGCTTGAGGAAAATGAAAGGCTCAGAAGTCGACTGTTGATCTGCAGGCAGTTTGATGGAGAAG GCTCTGACAGGATCCAGAGGTCACAGAATGGGGCATACTTGGACATG gatGAGTCCATCTTTGGCTGGGTGtag
- the C15H5orf47 gene encoding uncharacterized protein C5orf47 homolog isoform X1, with product MPVVTVISSKTHGCSGTPSTCVSWPVPPGVLSVSRICCCWKDKKVFDVSLLFSTWLERVHCLERKSLYQCRHCSSTCTKGMPGFPCCRDTQDIKQPSARSPLTTGDPREAKADIFDFPIPSRNVDKAIKRKKKKSKVWHKVWKVISKMLEENERLRSRLLICRQFDGEGSDRIQRSQNGAYLDMDESIFGWV from the exons ATGCCAGTTGTCACTGTCATATCCAGCAAAACCCATGGCTGCAGTGGGACACCGAGCACCTGCGTGAGCTGGCCTGTCCCGCCAGGCGTCCTGTCAGTGTCACGCATCTGTTGCTGCTGGAAGGACAAAAAGGTATTTGATGTTTCATTATTGTTCAGCACGTGGCTGGAGCGGGTGCACTGCTTGGAGAGGAAATCCTTGTATCAgtgcaggcactgcagcagcacctgcaccaAAGGGATGCCAGGGTTCCCCTGCTGTAGAGACACACAAGACATCAAACAACCTTCTGCCCGGAGTCCCCTTACCACTG GTGACCCTCGAGAGGCTAAGGCTGACATCTTTGACTTTCCCATCCCTTCAAGAAATGTTGATAAAGCCATTAAAcgaaagaagaaaaag TCCAAAGTCTGGCACAAGGTCTGGAAAGTGATTTCAAAAATGCTTGAGGAAAATGAAAGGCTCAGAAGTCGACTGTTGATCTGCAGGCAGTTTGATGGAGAAG GCTCTGACAGGATCCAGAGGTCACAGAATGGGGCATACTTGGACATG gatGAGTCCATCTTTGGCTGGGTGtag